One window of the Colletotrichum destructivum chromosome 4, complete sequence genome contains the following:
- a CDS encoding Putative glycoside hydrolase family 71, which produces MRKFFKEAKQKIEAEIAAITGDDDPQKQQQQQQQQQQQQQHYPPPPQPPAQGFERAVFAHFMLSNTCDYTVDEFKVDIRLAQEAHIDAFVLNFGIHEEAIAKLPDVFAAAEQTGFKLLISFDYEGAGAWPKERVIDILSRFGPSPAYFKRGWQPVVSTFEGVGSAADWHEIKAATGCFFIPSFSSVGAENALNTGVVDGLFSWAAWPHGNTRKLDEGLDASYRHFLGPHRPYMVAVSPWFYTNLPTWNKNWAWKGDDLWNDRWNEILAMRPEYVQILTWNDFGESHYIGPLHEKQFGAFEYGKAPFNYVRDMPHDGWRLLLPFLIDLYKYGTAAVTREGLVTWYRLHPGDAGDAGGTTGNTSSHGQELFHPAEIMEDKIVYSALLAGPAQVTVSVGGDAREGAWDDDGVPRGGVGVYHGSVPFDGRTGEVVVTVHRGGDVAVQVQGRPITTECSHGGMNNWNAWVGAANSHAETHAVAHL; this is translated from the exons ATGAGGAAATTCTTCAAGGAGGCCAAACAGaagatcgaggccgagatcgcgGCCATcaccggcgacgatgaccctcagaagcagcagcagcagcagcagcagcagcagcagcaacagcagcattacccgccgcctccgcaaCCGCCGGCTCAGGGGTTTGAGCGGGCCGTGTTTGCCCATTTCATG CTGAGCAACACGTGTGACTACACCGTCGACGAGTTCAAGGTCGACATCAGGCTGGCCCAGGAAGCGCACATTGATGCCTTTGTTCTGAACTTTGGCATCcacgaggaggccatcgcAAAGCTCCCGGACGTcttcgcggcggccgagcaGACCGGGTTCAAGCTGCTCATATCGTTTGACTACGAGGGAGCGGGAGCATGGCCCAAGGAGCGAGTCATCGACATCCTTAGCCGG TTCggcccgtcgccggcgtaTTTCAAGCGCGGGTGGCAGCCCGTGGTGTCGACGTTCGAGGGCGTCGGCAGCGCCGCCGACTGGCACGAGAtcaaggcggcgacgggtTGCTTCTTCATcccgtccttctcgtccgtGGGCGCCGAGAACGCGCTCAACACGGGCGTCGTGGACGGCCTCTTcagctgggcggcgtggCCGCACGGCAACACCCGCAAGCTGGACGAGGGGCTCGACGCGTCGTACCGGCACTTCCTGGGCCCGCACCGGCCGTACATGGTGGCCGTGTCGCCGTGGTTCTACACGAACCTGCCGACGTGGAACAAGAACTGGGCGTGGAAGGGCGACGACCTGTGGAACGACCGGTGGAACGAGATCCTGGCCATGCGGCCGGAATACGTGCAGATT CTCACGTGGAACGACTTTGGAGAGTCTCACTACATCGGCCCCCTCCACGAGAAGCAGTTCGGCGCGTTCGAGTACGGCAAGGCGCCCTTCAACTACGTCCGCGACATGCCGCACGACGGCTGgcgtctgctgctgccgttcCTCATCGACCTGTACAAGtacggcaccgccgccgtgacGAGGGAGGGCCTCGTGACGTGGTACCGCCTGCACccgggcgacgccggcgacgcgggcggcACGACGGGCAACACGAGCAGCCACGGCCAGGAGCTCTTCCACCCGGCCGAGATCATGGAGGACAAGATCGTCTACTCGGCGCTGCTCGCGGGGCCGGCGCAGGTGACGGTCAGCGTCGGCGGGGACGCGCGCGAGGGCgcctgggacgacgacggcgtgccccggggcggcgtcggcgtgtATCACGGCAGCGTGCCGTTCGACGGCCGGACGGGCGAGGTCGTGGTCACGGTCCACCGCGggggcgacgtcgccgtccaggTGCAGGGCCGGCCGATCACGACCGAGTGCTCGCACGGGGGGATGAACAACTGGAACGCCTGGGTCGGCGCGGCCAACTCGCACGCCGAGACGCACGCGGTTGCGCACCTGTGA